In one Acidobacteriota bacterium genomic region, the following are encoded:
- a CDS encoding SRPBCC family protein has protein sequence MPATETSEKAPDFVYVAYIAADAQRVWSGLMDHDLTQQYWGRHNVSDWTVGASWKHQRPDGSGIVDIVGEVIEIEPPRKLVVTWAAPKDAEDANKVSRVTYLIEALGPDTRLTITHSDLEAGSDMHLDVTTGWPAVACNLKTLLETGKTLSEDAWPKEEGART, from the coding sequence GTGCCGGCAACCGAAACCAGTGAGAAAGCCCCTGACTTCGTCTACGTCGCCTACATTGCCGCCGACGCCCAGCGCGTCTGGAGCGGGCTGATGGACCACGACCTCACCCAACAGTACTGGGGCCGCCACAACGTATCCGACTGGACCGTCGGCGCGAGCTGGAAGCACCAGCGGCCGGATGGTTCCGGCATCGTCGACATCGTCGGCGAAGTGATCGAAATCGAGCCGCCGCGCAAGCTGGTCGTCACCTGGGCGGCCCCGAAGGACGCCGAGGACGCAAACAAGGTCTCGCGGGTCACCTATCTGATCGAGGCCCTCGGACCGGACACCCGGCTGACCATCACCCACAGCGACCTGGAGGCCGGATCGGACATGCACCTGGACGTGACCACAGGCTGGCCGGCGGTCGCTTGCAACCTCAAGACGCTGCTCGAAACCGGCAAGACTCTGTCCGAAGACGCGTGGCCCAAGGAAGAAGGCGCCAGGACCTAG
- a CDS encoding metalloregulator ArsR/SmtB family transcription factor, whose protein sequence is MSDVFRALADVSRRRLLDRLYARNGQTLRELSDGLPMSRQAVAKHLGILEGAHLVTSVRRGREKLHYLNPVPIAEIVRRWVGKFEDVRLDAIVDFKEQLESAARSSASPRPSTHKTSSGEDRAGNRNQ, encoded by the coding sequence ATGTCCGACGTCTTCCGCGCCCTGGCCGACGTGAGCCGCCGCCGCCTGCTCGACCGCCTGTATGCGCGCAACGGGCAAACCCTGAGGGAGTTGAGCGACGGGCTGCCGATGTCCCGGCAGGCGGTCGCCAAGCACCTGGGCATCCTCGAAGGGGCCCATCTGGTCACTTCCGTGCGCCGCGGCCGCGAGAAGCTGCACTACCTCAATCCGGTGCCGATCGCCGAGATCGTCCGGCGCTGGGTCGGGAAATTCGAAGATGTACGGCTGGACGCCATCGTCGATTTCAAGGAACAGCTGGAGTCCGCAGCCCGAAGCTCGGCTTCCCCCCGTCCCTCCACTCACAAAACGTCATCAGGAGAAGACCGTGCCGGCAACCGAAACCAGTGA
- a CDS encoding amidohydrolase: protein MKRQVLAPLSLSLFALLMIGRVTGTPTARAEDTADLILDRGVFYPVVPREPVAGSLAVRDGRIVYLGPAAGAGALRGDDTEVVDLAGRVVIPGLIDAHSHLAALGAALVQVDLMGAPTFEEVVTRIVRAAEGLAPGEWVFGRGWDQNLWPGKAFPHHRALSAAVPDHPVWVNRVDGHAALLNARAMSELEIPADVVDPSGGRFLRDDAGALTGVLIDNAMDLPRGNLPAPSDEELRRRIRRAADTCVALGLTTVTDMGVGDPTIEAYRALAEAGELPLRAALFLGDFDELLDAWFERGPWIDPQGRVTVRGIKLYADGALGSRGAALIEPYSDDEGNLGLLTATGDHLLEVAKRALETGFQVGIHAIGDRGNLVTLDALEAAFGEPRPEARFRIEHAQVMRLADIERMARLGVIASMQPTHATSDMPWAGDRVGPRRLAGAYAWRKVLDAGGRLAFGSDFPVERPDPRLGLYSALTRQDLDGQPAGGWLPGERLTWPETLQAFTLDAAYSLFLEDEIGSLEIGKRADLVVFEGDPGRLSPTAIPTLAVDLAVVDGEVVYRREESIP, encoded by the coding sequence ATGAAACGACAAGTCCTTGCCCCGCTTAGCCTCTCGCTCTTCGCCCTGCTGATGATCGGGCGGGTTACCGGTACGCCGACGGCCCGAGCAGAGGACACCGCCGACCTCATTTTGGATCGCGGGGTGTTCTATCCGGTGGTGCCGCGGGAACCGGTGGCAGGCAGCCTAGCGGTGCGCGACGGGCGCATCGTCTATCTCGGTCCCGCCGCGGGAGCCGGCGCTCTGCGCGGGGACGACACCGAGGTGGTCGATCTCGCCGGGAGGGTGGTGATCCCGGGTCTGATCGATGCCCATTCGCACCTGGCCGCCCTCGGGGCGGCTCTGGTGCAGGTCGACCTGATGGGCGCGCCGACCTTTGAAGAGGTGGTGACCCGCATCGTGCGGGCGGCCGAGGGTCTCGCCCCCGGCGAGTGGGTATTCGGCCGCGGATGGGACCAGAACCTGTGGCCCGGCAAGGCCTTCCCGCACCATCGGGCTTTGAGCGCCGCGGTGCCGGATCACCCCGTGTGGGTCAACCGGGTGGACGGACACGCCGCCTTGCTGAACGCCCGGGCGATGAGTGAGCTGGAGATTCCAGCGGACGTCGTGGATCCCTCCGGCGGTCGGTTCCTGCGCGACGACGCGGGCGCCCTGACCGGGGTATTGATCGACAACGCCATGGATCTTCCGCGCGGCAATTTGCCGGCGCCTTCGGACGAAGAACTGCGCCGCCGCATTCGCCGCGCCGCCGACACCTGCGTCGCCCTCGGCTTGACCACCGTCACCGACATGGGGGTGGGAGATCCGACCATCGAGGCCTATCGGGCGTTGGCCGAAGCCGGCGAGCTACCGCTGCGGGCGGCGCTCTTCCTAGGTGACTTCGATGAGCTCCTCGACGCCTGGTTTGAACGTGGGCCGTGGATCGACCCGCAGGGCCGGGTGACGGTGCGCGGCATCAAGCTCTACGCCGACGGTGCCCTGGGCAGCCGAGGCGCCGCCCTGATCGAGCCCTACAGCGACGACGAGGGCAACCTGGGCCTGCTCACCGCCACCGGCGATCATCTGCTGGAGGTGGCGAAGCGGGCGCTCGAAACGGGCTTCCAGGTGGGCATCCACGCCATCGGCGATCGCGGCAACCTGGTCACTTTGGATGCCCTCGAAGCGGCCTTCGGTGAGCCGCGGCCGGAGGCGCGCTTCCGCATCGAGCACGCGCAGGTGATGCGCCTGGCGGACATCGAGCGCATGGCGCGCCTCGGCGTGATCGCTTCCATGCAGCCGACCCACGCCACCAGCGACATGCCCTGGGCCGGCGATCGCGTGGGGCCGCGGCGCCTGGCCGGCGCCTATGCCTGGCGCAAGGTGCTCGACGCCGGCGGCCGACTCGCCTTCGGTAGCGACTTTCCGGTGGAGCGTCCGGATCCGCGCCTCGGCCTGTACTCGGCCCTCACCCGACAGGACCTCGACGGCCAGCCCGCCGGCGGCTGGCTGCCGGGGGAGCGGCTGACCTGGCCGGAAACTCTCCAAGCCTTCACCCTCGACGCCGCGTATTCCCTCTTCTTGGAAGACGAGATCGGTTCTCTGGAGATTGGCAAGCGGGCCGACCTGGTGGTGTTCGAAGGCGATCCCGGCCGTCTTTCGCCGACCGCGATTCCGACCCTCGCCGTGGACCTGGCGGTGGTCGACGGCGAAGTGGTCTATCGACGGGAGGAGTCCATTCCGTGA
- a CDS encoding protein-L-isoaspartate(D-aspartate) O-methyltransferase: MNPKSLRPKILRSASLAALLAVMAITLPAAKSLAQDESLPDLRRSMVDEIRTRGVADSRVLDAMVAVPRHDFVPASQRPKAYEDSTLSLGHGQTVYQPYIVALMTELLDLGPSDKVLEIGTGSGYHTAVLSRVAGRVYSMEIIEQFARDARRRLDRLGYNNVEVRAGDGYQGWPEAAPFDAIILTAAPPELPQSLVDQLRVGGKMVAPVGEFFQDLRVIKKTRDGIETESVIPVRLQPMERQENRSLVPP; encoded by the coding sequence GTGAATCCAAAGTCCTTGCGCCCGAAGATCCTCCGTAGCGCCTCCCTCGCCGCTCTGCTGGCGGTGATGGCGATCACCTTGCCGGCGGCGAAGTCGCTGGCGCAGGACGAGTCTCTCCCGGATCTCCGGCGCTCGATGGTGGACGAAATTCGGACACGCGGGGTCGCCGATTCCCGAGTGCTCGATGCGATGGTCGCGGTGCCGCGCCACGATTTCGTGCCGGCATCCCAGCGCCCGAAGGCCTACGAGGACAGCACCCTGTCCCTCGGCCACGGCCAGACCGTGTACCAGCCCTACATCGTGGCGCTGATGACGGAACTGCTGGATCTCGGCCCGAGCGACAAGGTGCTGGAAATCGGCACCGGCTCCGGTTACCACACGGCGGTGCTGTCGCGCGTTGCCGGCCGGGTGTACTCGATGGAGATCATCGAGCAGTTCGCCCGCGACGCCCGCCGGCGCCTCGACCGCCTCGGCTACAACAATGTCGAAGTGCGGGCCGGCGACGGCTACCAGGGCTGGCCCGAGGCGGCGCCTTTCGACGCCATCATCCTGACGGCGGCGCCACCGGAGTTGCCTCAGTCCCTCGTCGACCAGCTACGGGTGGGCGGCAAGATGGTGGCGCCGGTGGGGGAGTTCTTCCAGGACCTACGGGTGATCAAGAAAACCCGCGACGGTATCGAGACGGAGAGCGTCATTCCGGTACGTCTCCAGCCCATGGAGCGGCAGGAGAACCGCTCTCTCGTGCCCCCCTGA
- a CDS encoding class I tRNA ligase family protein → MTFSAVRPHSKVVRRLDPASFVHAYNVDLQMIYPWQGVVDEPPFGAAWAVLAPGESTQANAHQELESFFIFRGAGRMQVGDDRFEVSPGDVTFHRPFDNHRLTNPSDSEELVFLTVWWEDRATWTGKGAAGLGAAGLGAAGLGANEETPAAIDRALVTAAPPTPNGDLHLGHLSGPYLAGDVHARFLRLRGIDATFVTGSDDYSIFVEAEGRRIDRDPAATADLYATAIEETLQAAGIDLAAFPSPQRSDHHITTVQSFVRDLWKAGHLEERLTECPWCPHCDRYLWEAFLKGSCPHCKSAMVGHTCEDCGRVHDGPDLLDPACNLCGATPIRVPISRLVFPLSRHSETLRTHLRTVSMGGRLASFCAAILADGLPDLAVTHPTDWGIEVPIDGWEDHRIYVWLEMAPRYIAYSKEVLTARGEPADAWTTHWKSDSGRVVQCFGFDNSFYYALFIPALLKAWDPELQLPAAYLNNEFYRLANLKFSTSRGHRILARDLLAEAPRDAVRYYLARTAPEREETDFTLEEFRQALDDELAGHWQSWLDGVAERATRLGSKVPGAGEWTLEQRRFYRRLEALVEDAAGAWGDETFSPQRAVVVMSEIVREGRRFGQGQTEWAEVPSRSEEWRTAVALELLAVKVLGLVAAPLMPETAERLWRTLGYGAGPAEGSWQAALDWVPTGQQLGDFHQEVIASLTDYLQSDTPPSAPLPDQGTDPEGIAPHSERGLLRPARPPPDSDAPQKGFQGDGSMPVQQLRPPPLWG, encoded by the coding sequence GTGACCTTTTCCGCCGTCCGCCCCCACTCCAAAGTCGTTCGCCGCCTCGATCCGGCATCCTTCGTCCACGCCTACAACGTCGACCTGCAAATGATCTACCCCTGGCAGGGGGTGGTGGACGAGCCACCCTTTGGCGCTGCCTGGGCGGTGCTCGCACCGGGCGAATCCACCCAGGCCAATGCCCACCAGGAACTCGAATCCTTCTTCATCTTCCGCGGTGCCGGCAGGATGCAGGTGGGCGACGATCGCTTCGAAGTCTCCCCCGGAGACGTCACCTTTCACCGCCCCTTCGACAACCATCGGCTGACCAACCCCTCCGACAGCGAGGAGCTGGTGTTTCTCACCGTGTGGTGGGAAGACCGTGCCACCTGGACCGGCAAGGGTGCGGCCGGCTTAGGCGCGGCCGGCTTAGGCGCGGCCGGTCTGGGTGCAAACGAGGAGACCCCAGCGGCGATCGACCGAGCCCTGGTCACCGCCGCCCCGCCGACCCCCAACGGCGATCTCCATCTGGGGCACCTTTCGGGTCCGTATCTGGCCGGCGACGTCCACGCTCGGTTTCTCCGCCTGCGCGGCATCGACGCCACCTTCGTCACCGGCAGCGACGACTATTCGATCTTCGTCGAAGCCGAAGGGCGGCGCATCGACCGCGATCCGGCGGCAACGGCGGACCTCTACGCCACGGCGATCGAAGAGACCCTGCAGGCGGCGGGAATCGACCTGGCCGCCTTCCCTTCGCCCCAGCGGTCAGACCACCACATCACGACGGTACAGAGCTTCGTCCGGGACCTCTGGAAGGCGGGCCACCTGGAGGAGCGGCTGACGGAGTGTCCCTGGTGTCCGCACTGTGACCGATACCTGTGGGAGGCATTCCTCAAGGGGAGCTGTCCGCACTGCAAGAGCGCCATGGTGGGCCACACCTGTGAGGACTGTGGCCGGGTCCACGACGGCCCGGATCTGCTGGACCCCGCCTGCAACCTTTGCGGTGCGACACCCATTCGCGTGCCGATCAGCCGCCTGGTCTTTCCCCTGTCCCGCCACTCGGAAACCCTGCGCACCCACCTGCGCACCGTCTCCATGGGCGGCCGCCTGGCGAGCTTCTGCGCGGCGATCCTGGCGGACGGCCTGCCGGATCTGGCCGTCACCCATCCGACGGACTGGGGCATCGAAGTGCCCATCGACGGCTGGGAAGACCACCGCATCTACGTCTGGCTCGAAATGGCGCCGCGCTATATCGCCTACAGTAAAGAGGTGCTGACCGCCCGGGGAGAACCGGCCGATGCCTGGACAACGCACTGGAAGAGCGACTCCGGCCGGGTGGTGCAGTGCTTCGGCTTCGACAACAGCTTCTACTACGCGCTCTTCATCCCGGCGCTCCTCAAAGCCTGGGATCCGGAACTCCAGCTTCCGGCGGCCTATCTGAACAACGAGTTTTATCGCCTGGCGAACCTCAAGTTCTCCACCAGTCGCGGCCACCGCATTCTCGCCCGCGATCTGCTCGCCGAAGCGCCACGCGACGCGGTGCGCTATTACCTGGCCCGTACCGCGCCGGAGCGGGAAGAGACCGACTTCACCCTCGAGGAGTTCCGCCAAGCCCTCGACGACGAACTTGCCGGACACTGGCAGTCGTGGCTCGACGGTGTGGCCGAACGCGCCACCCGCCTCGGGTCGAAGGTCCCCGGCGCCGGCGAGTGGACGCTGGAGCAGCGGCGCTTCTACCGCCGCCTTGAAGCCCTGGTCGAAGACGCCGCCGGCGCCTGGGGAGACGAAACCTTTTCACCCCAGCGGGCAGTGGTGGTGATGAGTGAGATCGTGCGCGAGGGACGCCGCTTCGGCCAGGGCCAAACGGAGTGGGCTGAAGTACCGAGCCGCAGCGAGGAGTGGCGTACCGCCGTAGCCCTGGAACTTCTAGCCGTCAAGGTCCTGGGTTTGGTCGCCGCGCCTCTCATGCCGGAGACGGCGGAGCGCCTGTGGCGGACTCTCGGCTATGGTGCAGGCCCGGCCGAAGGAAGCTGGCAGGCAGCCCTCGATTGGGTGCCCACCGGGCAGCAGCTGGGTGACTTCCACCAAGAGGTCATCGCGTCGCTGACGGACTACCTCCAGTCGGACACTCCACCCTCTGCGCCGCTGCCGGACCAAGGTACTGATCCCGAGGGCATCGCGCCTCACTCGGAAAGAGGTCTTCTTCGGCCAGCGCGGCCGCCGCCGGATTCCGATGCGCCTCAAAAAGGGTTTCAGGGGGACGGCTCGATGCCCGTCCAGCAGTTGCGCCCTCCCCCTCTATGGGGATAG